The Gloeobacter morelensis MG652769 genome contains the following window.
AAACAGCAGCAGCAGCGCAATGCCGGTCAGACCGATGCCTTTGAGAAAATTCGCCCCAGCGATGGCGACCATAATCCCCAGATTCGACCAGTTGAAATAGGCAATAAATTGGGCGGCGGCGAAGGCGAGCACGATGTAGGAACCCATCGTCGCCATCGTCTCGGCCATCATCGTAGCCACCGCCCGATCGTCGCGGATGCTGCCGGTGAGCGCACCGTAGATAAGACCCGGCACCAAAAAGGCAATCGCAATGATCGGGATAAGCGACTGAAATAGGGGCTTCAGATCGCCGTTTTCGCCATGGAGCAGCCCTCCTGGCGCCAGTCCCTGCCAGGCGAACACCGCCAGGATCACAACGAAACTCGCCAGGGCAATCCAGGCGGCCCGGCGCTCGCGAGCGCTCAGATCCGCGCTCGGCAGGTCGGGAAAGCCGGTCGGGCGTCGCCACACCCCCAACCGCGGCTCGACGATCCGCTCGGTGACAAACCAGCCCAGGCCGGTGAGCAAAAAGACCGAAGCGACCATGAAGTAATAATTGGCCGTCGGGGCCACCTGGTAGGCCGGATCAAACAGCTGGGCCGCCGACTGGGTGAATCCGGCGAGCAGCGGATCGAGCGAGGTGATGAGCAAATTGGCCGAGAAGCCGCCGGAGACCCCGGCGAAGGCGGCACAGAGCCCCGCGAGCGGGTGGCGGCCAAGCCCGAGGTACAGCGCCGCCCCCAGGGGAATGAGCACCACGAACCCGGCGTCCGCCGCGACCGAGGCGTTCACCCCGGTGAAAACCAGCGTCGGGGTCACCAACGCACGCGGGACCGCCGTCACCGACAGGGTGAGCAGTGCGGCGATCAGGCCGCTGCGCTCGGCCACGCCGATGCCCAGCAGCACCACCAGCACGATTCCCAACGGCGGAAAGCCGGTGAAATTCGCGATCGCCTCGGTGAGCATCCGACGGATGCCCTCGGAGGTGAGCAGGTTGACCGCTTCGATGGTTTTGCCGCTCACCGGATGGACGACGCTCCAGCCGCTCTGCACCGCCAGCCAGCTGAGCGCCGGCATGGCAAGGGCAAATAGCGCAAACAGCGTCAGCGGGTCGGGCAGGCGATTGCCTACCGCTTCGACCCGGTTGAGAAACCGGCCCACCCAGCCCGCTGGGGGCGGCAATTCGACAAGGGGCGGCTCGGCGGAAGGATCGCGGGTCATCGGCGCGACGAGATAATTTTTACCAGAAACGGGCGTCAAGCCCGTGCTTGATGTGGAGGGTATCTCGGTGCTCTTTTGAGCATCCCCGGCGCCGGGGATGCTCTGTTTGAGATCGCACAGTGCAGCCGTTACGCTTCGACTGTGCAGGTGCCCCCGGCCGCTTCGATCTTTTCTCTGGCTGAGGCTGTGAAGTAAGCGGCCGTGACCTGGAGGGCCACGTGCGCTTCGCCGTCGCCCAGTACCCGCAAGGGACCGCTGGTAGCCGTCAGAATACCGGCATCGAGCAGCGATTCGATGTTCACTGCACTATCGGCGGGCAAATCGCGCAGTTGCTTGAGATTGACGATCGTGTAGGAACTCGGATTGACCAGCTCGAAGCCCTTGAGCTTGGGCAGGCGCATGTAGAGTGGGATCTGGCCGCCCTCGAAGCCGGGGCGCACACCGCCGCCGGAGCGGCACTTCTGACCGCGCATGCCCCGACCGCTGGTCTTGCCCTGACCGGCGGAATGGCCCCGGCCGACGCGCAGCTTGCGGTGGCGAGAGCCGGACTGGGGAACGGCGTCCTCAAGACGGAGGCTTTTCATGGTTTATCGACTCCACAAATTTGAGACGGGCACGCCGCGCTCGCTGGCAACTTCTGAGAGGGTGCGCAGGCGCGACAGGGCGTCGGCAGCGGCCCGGGCGTTGTTGAGGGGCGACTTGGAGCCCAGGGATTTGGCCAGGACGTTTTTGATCCCGGCTAGCTCCAGCACCGTGCGCACCGCACCGCCCGCGATGACGCCAGTACCGCCTGAGGCCGGTTTGAGAAAGACGTTGGCCGCCCCCGAGGTGCCGCTCATCGGGTGGGGAATCGAGTTGATCTTGTTGAGGGGCACCCGGATGAGCGCCTTGCGCGCATCGGAGACGCCCTTTTTGACCGCGCCGATGACGTCGTTGGCTTTGCCCACACCGACACCGACCCGGCCGTTGCCGTCGCCCACAACGATCACCGCTCTGAAGCTGAGCTTTTTGCCCCCCTTGACGACCTTGGTGACGCGCCGAATCTGGACGACGCGCTCTTGAAATTCGGTCTCGGCCTGGGCCCGCTCGGCTTTGTCACCGCCGCCGCGACCGGCGCCGCGGCCCCGGCCCCGGCGTCGTTCACCCCCGGACTCGCGATCGGGATCTTCGGGCGCTTGCTCGGGGCCAGGACCACCGGGACCACCGGGTCCACGGCCTCTGCCTCTGCCTCTTTGTTGCTGTGGCGGCATGACTGCTCTCCTGAGTACTTAAAAACTGAGCCCGGCTTCGCGGGCCGCATCGGCTACCGCTTTGACCCGGCCGTGGTACAACTTGCCGCCCCGGTCGAAGACCACGGCGGTGATCCCTTTTTCTTTGGCGCGCTCGGCCACCAACCGACCGACCGCCGTGGCCGCCTCGCAGGTGGCGGTGCCGTCCTCGCCGGAGCGCCAAGGCGCTTCCAGGGTCGAGGCCGCCACCAGCGTCCGCTGGTGGACATCGTCGATCACCTGAGCGTAGATGTGCCGGTTAGAGCGGTAAACCGCCAGACGCGGCTGCTCGGGCGTGCCCGCAATTTTGCGGCGGATGCGCTGGTGGCGGCGGTGGGTGGCTGTTTTGCGATCGACTTTCATGTGCCGTCTCTAGGTGCGGTGGACTACTTCTTGCCGGATTTGCCGGCCTTGAGCAGGATCTTCTCGGCGGTATAGCGGATGCCCTTACCCTTGTAGGGCTCGGGTGGACGGATATCGCGGATCTTGGCCGCCAGGTCGCCCACCGCCTGCTTGTCGAAGCCTTTGATGACAAAGTTGAAGCCCTGC
Protein-coding sequences here:
- a CDS encoding AbgT family transporter, whose amino-acid sequence is MTRDPSAEPPLVELPPPAGWVGRFLNRVEAVGNRLPDPLTLFALFALAMPALSWLAVQSGWSVVHPVSGKTIEAVNLLTSEGIRRMLTEAIANFTGFPPLGIVLVVLLGIGVAERSGLIAALLTLSVTAVPRALVTPTLVFTGVNASVAADAGFVVLIPLGAALYLGLGRHPLAGLCAAFAGVSGGFSANLLITSLDPLLAGFTQSAAQLFDPAYQVAPTANYYFMVASVFLLTGLGWFVTERIVEPRLGVWRRPTGFPDLPSADLSARERRAAWIALASFVVILAVFAWQGLAPGGLLHGENGDLKPLFQSLIPIIAIAFLVPGLIYGALTGSIRDDRAVATMMAETMATMGSYIVLAFAAAQFIAYFNWSNLGIMVAIAGANFLKGIGLTGIALLLLFILFAALLDLFIASASAKWAVMAPIFVPMLMGLGYSPELTQAAYRVADSFTNVIAPLLPYFPLIVVFARKYEPDLRLGSLLAAMLPYSIAFGLGWSGLFVLWYLFNLPLGPGAPLLYIPR
- the rplO gene encoding 50S ribosomal protein L15 — encoded protein: MKSLRLEDAVPQSGSRHRKLRVGRGHSAGQGKTSGRGMRGQKCRSGGGVRPGFEGGQIPLYMRLPKLKGFELVNPSSYTIVNLKQLRDLPADSAVNIESLLDAGILTATSGPLRVLGDGEAHVALQVTAAYFTASAREKIEAAGGTCTVEA
- the rpsE gene encoding 30S ribosomal protein S5; its protein translation is MPPQQQRGRGRGRGPGGPGGPGPEQAPEDPDRESGGERRRGRGRGAGRGGGDKAERAQAETEFQERVVQIRRVTKVVKGGKKLSFRAVIVVGDGNGRVGVGVGKANDVIGAVKKGVSDARKALIRVPLNKINSIPHPMSGTSGAANVFLKPASGGTGVIAGGAVRTVLELAGIKNVLAKSLGSKSPLNNARAAADALSRLRTLSEVASERGVPVSNLWSR
- the rplR gene encoding 50S ribosomal protein L18 codes for the protein MKVDRKTATHRRHQRIRRKIAGTPEQPRLAVYRSNRHIYAQVIDDVHQRTLVAASTLEAPWRSGEDGTATCEAATAVGRLVAERAKEKGITAVVFDRGGKLYHGRVKAVADAAREAGLSF